In Primulina tabacum isolate GXHZ01 unplaced genomic scaffold, ASM2559414v2 Contig104, whole genome shotgun sequence, a genomic segment contains:
- the LOC142534040 gene encoding putative phosphopantothenoylcysteine decarboxylase isoform X1, giving the protein MKKKSTGLWGQGVAKIGAGQPGRTRVWPNPPLPSLFHCCIYAQVFSASALAPPLRRRPFSFATQLVMANSKHDSSGMEVHQMNNASRKPRILLAASGSVAAIKFANLCHCFSEWAEVKAVATKASKHFIDTASLPKDVTLYTDEDEWSTWNKLGDSVLHIELRRWADIMVIAPLSANTLGKIAGGLCDNLLTCIIRAWDFSKPMFVAPAMNTFMWNNPFTERHLMVIDDLGISLIPPVSKRLACGDYGNGAMAEPSLIYSTIRLFFESRENSNGVTI; this is encoded by the exons atgaaaaaaaagtCTACCGGGTTATGGGGGCAGGGCGTGGCCAAAATAGGGGCGGGGCAGCCGGGCAGGACCAGGGTTTGGCCAAACCCCCCGTTGCCATCCCTAT TCCACTGTTGCATTTATGCGCAAGTCTTCTCTGCCTCTGCCTTGGCGCCGCCGCTCCGCCGCCGCCCCTTCTCATTTGCTACCCAGTTG GTTATGGCCAATTCAAAACATGACAGCTCTGGCATGGAGGTGCACCAAATGAACAATGCTTCTCGAAAGCCTCGTATTTTACTTGCTGCAAGTGGAAGTGTGGCTGCAATAAAGTTTGCTAATCTTTGCCATTGCTTTTCCGAATGGGCAGAAGTAAAAGCAGTAGCTACCAAGGCCTCAAAGCATTTTATAGACACAGCATCGCTTCCTAAGGATGTGACACTTTATACCGATGAGGATGAATGGTCCACTTGGAACAAATTGGGTGACAGTGTCTTACATATTGAGCTACGAAGATGGGCTGATATTATGGTCATAGCTCCTTTATCGGCAAACACACTTGGCAAg ATTGCTGGGGGATTGTGTGACAATTTACTGACCTGCATCATACGGGCATGGGACTTCAGTAAACCAATGTTCGTAGCCCCAGCCATGAATACCTTTATGTGGAATAACCCTTTTACAGAACGCCATCTCATGGTTATTGATGATCTTGGAATTTCCCTCATCCCACCCGTGTCAAAGCGGCTAGCCTGTGGAGATTATGGAAATGGTGCAATGGCCGAGCCTTCTCTCATTTACTCAACTATACGACTCTTCTTTGAGTCACGGGAGAATTCAAATGGCGTGACAATATAG
- the LOC142534040 gene encoding putative phosphopantothenoylcysteine decarboxylase isoform X2 — MANSKHDSSGMEVHQMNNASRKPRILLAASGSVAAIKFANLCHCFSEWAEVKAVATKASKHFIDTASLPKDVTLYTDEDEWSTWNKLGDSVLHIELRRWADIMVIAPLSANTLGKIAGGLCDNLLTCIIRAWDFSKPMFVAPAMNTFMWNNPFTERHLMVIDDLGISLIPPVSKRLACGDYGNGAMAEPSLIYSTIRLFFESRENSNGVTI, encoded by the exons ATGGCCAATTCAAAACATGACAGCTCTGGCATGGAGGTGCACCAAATGAACAATGCTTCTCGAAAGCCTCGTATTTTACTTGCTGCAAGTGGAAGTGTGGCTGCAATAAAGTTTGCTAATCTTTGCCATTGCTTTTCCGAATGGGCAGAAGTAAAAGCAGTAGCTACCAAGGCCTCAAAGCATTTTATAGACACAGCATCGCTTCCTAAGGATGTGACACTTTATACCGATGAGGATGAATGGTCCACTTGGAACAAATTGGGTGACAGTGTCTTACATATTGAGCTACGAAGATGGGCTGATATTATGGTCATAGCTCCTTTATCGGCAAACACACTTGGCAAg ATTGCTGGGGGATTGTGTGACAATTTACTGACCTGCATCATACGGGCATGGGACTTCAGTAAACCAATGTTCGTAGCCCCAGCCATGAATACCTTTATGTGGAATAACCCTTTTACAGAACGCCATCTCATGGTTATTGATGATCTTGGAATTTCCCTCATCCCACCCGTGTCAAAGCGGCTAGCCTGTGGAGATTATGGAAATGGTGCAATGGCCGAGCCTTCTCTCATTTACTCAACTATACGACTCTTCTTTGAGTCACGGGAGAATTCAAATGGCGTGACAATATAG
- the LOC142534078 gene encoding large ribosomal subunit protein bL21c-like, which translates to MAAFSFCSSLAPNLSLNQNPATFYLSRTSISFLSHSLSSLKLNSKQAALSFIPKSSETEAALSLTELDTDKPDPEEEPVAQTVEPKREEVFAVVMVGSRQYIVHPGRYIYTQRLKGADVNDKITLNKVLLVGTKTSAYIGRPIVSNAVVHAIVEEQTLDKKVIVFKYKKKKNYRRNIGHRQPITRIRITSIAGYESSPAATLPS; encoded by the exons ATGGCGGCCTTTTCGTTCTGTTCCTCCCTCGCACCCAATCTCTCTCTAAATCAAAACCCAGCAACATTTTATCTTTCTAGAACCAGCATTTCGTTCCTTTCTCATTCCCTTTCGTCTCTGAAGCTCAACTCTAAACAGGCCGCGTTGTCTTTCATACCCAAATCATCTGAAACAGAGGCCGCGCTTTCTTTGACTGAGCTGGATACCGATAAGCCCGATCCGGAAGAAGAGCCCGTTGCTCAGACTGTGGAGCCCAAGCGCGAGGAAGTGTTTGCGGTTGTTATG GTTGGATCGAGGCAATACATCGTGCATCCTGGACGGTACATTTATACGCAGAGGCTTAAAGGTGCCGATGTGAATGACAAA ATCACTCTAAATAAAGTATTGCTTGTGGGAACGAAGACGAGTGCCTACATTGGAAGGCCAATCGTATCCAATGCTGTAGTTCATGCCATCGTGGAAGAACAA ACACTGGACAAAAAGGTCATCGTGTTCAAGtacaagaaaaagaaaaactaCCGAAGAAACATTGGGCACAGACAG CCCATTACCAGGATTAGAATCACGAGCATAGCTGGTTATGAAAGCTCACCTGCTGCTACGCTTCCATCATAA
- the LOC142534086 gene encoding uncharacterized protein LOC142534086, translated as MDCSTSTLVSNQILSSGAAKTYMVRTLLPSITPPSYRGTTIRYLYYVRSTLSGQYIILDNGHFHGESIQYFSEMETRIPLQIWVTQKNNGLHHDEGLGDGNVPVSTILLDVYWKEMDADTDWAKVNEVFDEVEEGYESSRDDISSVSSFNHMKEDENKTFGSSLSLQSFAVRSSNRGSFYIEGRPSMSSNKAIPRLSVAEVMRDSGPKKS; from the exons ATGGATTGCTCCACTTCGACTTTAGTTTCAAATCAAATCCTTTCCAGTGGGGCCGCTAAAACTT ATATGGTGCGCACCCTTTTACCGAGCATTACGCCTCCATCCTATAGAGGAACAACTATCCGTTATCTGTACTATGTTAGGAGTACATTATCTGgacaatatataattttagaTAACGGGCACTTTCATGGAGAGTCAATACAATACTTTTCTGAAATG GAAACTAGAATACCATTACAGATATGGGTTACCCAGAAAAACAATGGCTTGCATCATGACGAAGGTCTCGGCGATG GAAATGTTCCTGTGTCTACTATCCTCTTGGATGTATACTGGAAAGAAATGGATGCCGATACTGACTGG GCTAAAGTGAATGAGGTTTTTGATGAAGTTGAGGAAGGCTATGAAAGCTCACGGGATGATATTTCATCTGTTTCTTCCTTTAACCATATGAAGGAAGATGAAAACAAGACCTTTGGAAGTTCATTATCCTTGCAATCATTTGCTGTGAGGTCGTCAAATAGAGGTTCTTTCTATATTGAAGGACGCCCTAGCATGTCTTCAAACAAGGCCATTCCTCGCCTGTCAGTGGCTGAGGTTATGCGTGATTCAGGTCCCAAAAAATCTTGA